Genomic segment of Ralstonia pickettii:
GCACGTCAGGGTGAATCGGCATGACGCGCTTCTTCCGGTTGGGCAAGATCGTTTTCGTCATTCTCTATTACGGGCTGGATCAACTCGCGTTGTCGGGCTTCAAGAGCCGCCGCATTCGCGCGCTGGTCTGGCTGCTCACGCTGGGCCGCAAGCCGAAGCTGCCCCGCGGCGAGCGCCTGCGCCTGGCGCTGGAGCAGCTTGGGCCCATCTTCGTGAAGTTCGGGCAGGTGCTGTCGACGCGGCGCGATCTGCTGCCGCCGGATGTGGCCGACGAACTGGCCAAGCTGCAGGATCGTGTGCCGCCGTTCGACCCGAAGGTGGCCGCCGCCATCGTGGAGAAATCGCTCGGCAAGCCGCTCTCGGCGCTGTTCCATCGTTTCGATCATCACCCTGTGGCGAGCGCGTCGATTGCACAGGTGCATTTCGCCACGTTGCGCGGCGGCCCCTATGATGGTCGCGAGGTGGCGGTCAAGGTCTTGCGCCCGGGCATGCTGCCTGTGATCGACAGCGACCTCGCGCTCATGCGGGATCTCGCGACCTGGATCGAAAAGCTGTGGGCCGACGCCAAGCGCCTGAAGCCGCGCGAGGTGGTCGCCGAGTTCGACAAGTACCTGCACGACGAGCTGGACCTGATGCGCGAGGCGGCCAACGCCAGCCAGCTGCGCCGCAATTTTGCCAAGTCCGATCTGTTGCTGGTGCCCGAGGTGTTCTGGGATTGGTGCACGTCTGAAGTGTTCGTGATGGAGTGCATGCACGGCATGCGGATCTCGCACACCGAAGAGCTGCGTGCCGCCGGTGTCGACATGCACAAGCTCGCCCGCGACGGCGTGGAGATCTTCTTCACGCAGGTCTTCCGGGACGGCTTTTTCCACGCCGACATGCACCCCGGCAACATTCTCGTGAGCGTGGCGCCTGAGACGCTGGGCCGCTACATCGCGCTGGACTTCGGCATCGTCGGGGCGCTGTCGGAGTTCGACAAGAACTACCTCGCGCAGAACTTCCTGGCGTTCTTTCAGCGCGACTACCACCGCGTAGCGGTGCTGCATATCGAGTCCGGCTGGGCGCCGGAAGAAACACGCGTGGAAGAGCTGGAAGGCGCCATCCGCGCATGCTGCGAGCCGTATTTCGATCGGCCGCTGGGCGAGATCTCGCTGGGTCTGGTGTTGATGCGGCTGTTCCAGACTTCGCGCCGCTTCAATGTGGAAGTCCAGCCGCAGCTTGTGCTGCTCCAGAAGACGCTGCTGAACGTCGAAGGGCTGGGCCGCCAGCTCGATCCGGATCTGGACCTGTGGAAGACGGCCAAGCCGTTCCTCGAACGCTGGATGCACGAGCAGATCGGCTGGCGCGGTTTTGTCGAGCGACTGAAGGTCGAGGCGCCGCAATGGGCCAACAAGCTGCCGGACTTCCCGCGCCTGGTGCACCAGATTCTGGATCGCCACTCCCGCGAGGACGGCAATGCGCAGACCGCGGCGCTCACCGCGCTGCTTGCCGAGCAAAAGCGCACGAACCGGCTGCTGTCCGCCGCGCTGCTGTTCGTCGGTGGTTTCGCGGTCGGCATTGTCGCGACGCATGTGCTGGCCTGGATGGCCCGCTACTGATTTGCTGTCAACTTTCGAGCGCCATGGCCGAACCGCCCGTCTTTCAATCCCGCGACGCCGCCGA
This window contains:
- the ubiB gene encoding ubiquinone biosynthesis regulatory protein kinase UbiB; this encodes MTRFFRLGKIVFVILYYGLDQLALSGFKSRRIRALVWLLTLGRKPKLPRGERLRLALEQLGPIFVKFGQVLSTRRDLLPPDVADELAKLQDRVPPFDPKVAAAIVEKSLGKPLSALFHRFDHHPVASASIAQVHFATLRGGPYDGREVAVKVLRPGMLPVIDSDLALMRDLATWIEKLWADAKRLKPREVVAEFDKYLHDELDLMREAANASQLRRNFAKSDLLLVPEVFWDWCTSEVFVMECMHGMRISHTEELRAAGVDMHKLARDGVEIFFTQVFRDGFFHADMHPGNILVSVAPETLGRYIALDFGIVGALSEFDKNYLAQNFLAFFQRDYHRVAVLHIESGWAPEETRVEELEGAIRACCEPYFDRPLGEISLGLVLMRLFQTSRRFNVEVQPQLVLLQKTLLNVEGLGRQLDPDLDLWKTAKPFLERWMHEQIGWRGFVERLKVEAPQWANKLPDFPRLVHQILDRHSREDGNAQTAALTALLAEQKRTNRLLSAALLFVGGFAVGIVATHVLAWMARY